A single genomic interval of Pelodiscus sinensis isolate JC-2024 chromosome 28, ASM4963464v1, whole genome shotgun sequence harbors:
- the HR gene encoding lysine-specific demethylase hairless, whose protein sequence is MASDAESREAAPRWKSPQEGDRDTQALESMVGAAHWSRRAGRGLPSHGCRDGTDPSCVPGPGSALRPGEKAPWWRTAEGAKDFPPCLRWGRELLGGPEPALDSPYPVAVEAAFSKRVEALLPGRMHPKEAPEFPLHSEPENGEVAIPWAAQGTDGPGPMWAEGGLYGHAYHSYPLPLSGLENQSPAAAGKPYRLSEEDSLHSTSPSGDRAGDPPAFRHLGTHCPFLLEAKLAERNPFLASSLVPASTPAESAYGNSLASLALARQAQDCSSVLGEAPYADPDWHLAPYPRPWSQPVYLAPPPRTKTPAAFGSCSSSGNKEVHPKEDPGFPPSGKDLAPGPDRALPRLLGPYEAGKAAWDGERETELSCVEPTQKEAEQVGRVALAPPSHEPRPAGHGQAGQPLFYLKHKVAESVWAGRPLGLAYPLCQAPAGPSESKDESLVHQSLQPGSPAGPPLTDRSQPPAGLPSGRGLLPAQAFPCECASWASSPRCCKRCQGAVRTFGARNERPGPYPEADGALGGRGAQRGKVSLLACPPSNHTKLKKTWLTRHSEQFGLAQEGLPLRFKAFKREGQESAEGAGQAGKRAAKRAHSHAAGEALCGPGGSCPAKRSSQAAGSEAPIPPRSDRDGLEQGDVKADAGEEGRLSCSGAAAGELLEKRYLQSVPCGALPDSIERCCVCAARDGAGSVSREEEEGPAETFCRLLHFRRLALRDSGELSVDGFSTLDEAEGESLCLRISSRERRDKDVGTSLGLAKYLLSVLGDQFCEAIRRDKEARLWAQGESKRVAAWRRGKGSLQACDVCHRGLFNAHWSCSSCGFQLCPACYRTERERASPARPEESAPSARCAQGQGHGILSLVPAQFIPTHVLAELWQRMHEVRVKFDIDSRCPCRVSVLSKSLTDDAGGGQKEGTGTKTPSLRPATNGEADGWRAVKEESPDAGHPSGEPGPKGAVPTATLCELLTSTAVRLCLGQNGVRMAFAPVAPRLDDRLTNILDSIIAQVVERKIQAEQELRSPGPPELPVCHSLLAPGGLLWLHDPAHSRNYTLFPQHWAQGQPVLVSGLQKTLQGSLWEPESFCREQQGREVQAVTLRSQPGQTRISSQDFWDGFASGAQRLETESGGGQPLKLESGFGDMPAGRAENLYASLPLLEYCGLDGKLNLASYLPGGCGGQWLSPQICAAYGVAPEDRTVGTKNLTVETTDSISVLVHVGAYPLDGHSAQKEILQWVEEDAVDEILKERLWDARNRAGALWHIFRAEDADCIKEFLQKVCKASGQDGGEQLDPSGRGSCYLDASLRRRLREECGVSGWTLLQFLGDAVLVPTGAPHQVQSLSSIISVTQRFLSPENAARSARLVATDPAGIAQRLHAQMDSLVYGAVREAVGTLQGYN, encoded by the exons ATGGCAAGCGACGCCGAGAGCAGGGAGGCTGCGCCGAgatggaagagccctcaggaaggCGACCGCGACACCCAGGCCCTGGAGAGCATGGTCGGGGCGGCGCACTGGAGCAGACGTGCGGGGCGAGGGCTCCCTTCCCACGGCTGTCGGGACGGGACGGATCCCAGCTGCGTCCCTGGGCCCGGCTCAGCGCTGCGCCCCGGGGAGAAGGCCCCGTGGTGGCGGACCGCCGAAGGGGCGAAGGACTTCCCGCCGTGTCTGAGGTGGGGCCGAGAGCTCCTCGGCGGGCCGGAGCCGGCACTGGACTCTCCGTACCCCGTGGCCGTGGAAGCGGCTTTCTCCAAGcgcgtggaggccctgctgcccgGGAGGATGCACCCGAAGGAGGCTCCCGAGTTCCCGCTCCACTCTGAGCCCGAGAACGGGGAGGTAGCTATCCCCTGGGCGGCGCAGGGTACAGACGGGCCTGGCCCCATGTGGGCAGAAGGGGGCCTGTATGGCCATGCTTACCACAGCTACCCCCTGCCCCTGTCTGGGCTGGAAAACCAAAGTCCGGCTGCCGCTGGCAAACCGTACCGGCTGTCTGAGGAAGACTCCCTCCACTCCACCAGCCCCTCCGGGGACCGCGCGGGCGACCCGCCTGCCTTCCGCCACCTGGGCAcccactgccccttcctgcttgAGGCCAAGCTGGCAGAGAGGAACCCCTTCCTGGCTTCCTCCCTCGTCCCGGCAAGCACTCCGGCTGAGTCTGCCTACGGCAATAGCTTGGCCAGCCTCGCCCTGGCTCGCCAGGCCCAGGACTGCTCCTCTGTCTTGGGAGAGGCCCCATACGCGGACCCAGACTGGCATCTGGCACCTTACCCGCGCCCATGGAGCCAGCCTGTGTACCTGGCACCCCCTCCgagaacaaagaccccagctgcTTTCGGAAGCTGTTCCAGCTCAGGGAACAAG GAGGTGCACCCGAAGGAGGACCCTGGCTTTCCTCCTTCAGGAAAGGACCTGGCCCCGGGGCCTGATCGGGCGCTGCCGCGGCTGCTCGGCCCGTACGAGGCGGGGAAGGCGGCGTGGGATGGAGAGCGCGAGACGGAGCTGAGCTGCGTGGAGCCCACGCAGAAGGAAGCGGAGCAGGTGGGGAGGGtggccctggcccctcccagccACGAACCCCGTCCCGCCGGTCACGGCCAAGCGGGCCAGCCGCTGTTCTACCTGAAGCACAAGGTGGCAGAGAGTGTGTGGGCCGGCCGGCCGCTGGGCCTGGCTTATCCTCTCTGCCAAGCGCCCGCCGGGCCCTCCGAGTCCAAAGACGAAAGCCTCGTGCACCAAAgcctgcagcctggctccccagcaGGACCTCCCCTCACCGACAGGTCCCAGCCCCCGGCAGGGCTCCCATCCGGGAGGGGGCTGCTTCCGGCGCAGGCGTTCCCCTGCGAATGCGcctcctgggccagctccccgAGATGCTGCAAGAGGTGCCAGGGGGCCGTCCGCACCTTTGGCGCCAGGAATGAGAGGCCCGGGCCGTACCCAGAAGCGGATGGAGCCTTGGGAGGCCGTGGTGCCCAGAGGGGCAAGGTCTCCTTGCTGGCCTGCCCTCCCAGCAATCACACCAAGCTGAAGAAGACCTGGCTGACCCGGCACTCGGAGCAGTTcggcctggcccaggagggcttgcCCCTGCGGTTCAAAGCTTTCAAGCGGGAAGGCCAGGAGAGCGCAGAAGGAGCTGGCCAAGCCGGCAAACGGGCAGCTAAGCGGGCTCACAGCCACGCCGCCGGGGAGGCGCTCTGCGGCCCCGGGGGCAGCTGTCCAGCAAAGCGCAGCTCACAGGCGGCCGGCAGCGAGGCGCCCATCCCCCCGAGGAGCGATCGCGAcggcctggagcagggagacgTGAAAGCAGACGCAGGAGAGGAAG GGCGCCTGAGCTGCAGCGGAGCGGCGGCCGGGGAGCTGCTGGAGAAGCGATACCTGCAGAGCGTGCCGTGCGGGGCCCTGCCCGACAGCATCGAGAGGTGCTGCGTGTGTGCCGCCCGGGACGGGGCGGGCTCTGTGtcccgggaggaggaggaaggaccgGCGGAAACCTTCTGCAGGCTCCTGCACTTCCGGAG GCTGGCGCTGCGGGACAGTGGCGAGCTGAGCGTGGACGGGTTTTCCACGCTGGACGAAGCCGAGGGCGAGAGCTTGTGCCTGAGGATCTCCAGCCGGGAGAGGAGGGACAAGGACGTCGGCACCAGCCTCGGCCTGGCCAAGTATCTCCTCTCTGTCCTGGGCGACCAGTTCTGTGAGGCCATCAGGCGCGACAAAGAGGCCAGGCTGTGGGCCCAGGGGGAAAGCAAAA GGGTAGCAGCCTGGCGGCGAGGGAAAGGCAGCCTGCAGGCCTGCGATGTCTGCCACCGCGGCCTCTTCAACGCCCactggagctgctccagctgcggGTTCCAGCTGTGCCCAGCATGCTACCGGACTGAGAGAGAGCGAGCCAGCCCAG CCCGGCCAGAGGAGTCCGCGCCGTCGGCCAGGTGTGCCCAAGGGCAGGGCCATGGCATCCTGTCCCTCGTCCCCGCACAGTTCATCCCCACCCATG tcctggccGAGCTCTGGCAGCGGATGCACGAAGTCCGGGTGAAGTTTGACATCGACTCGCGCTGCCCCTGCCGAGTGAGCGTCTTGAGCAAGAGCCTGACGGACGACGCGGGGGGCGGGCAG AAGGAGGGGACGGGGACCAAGACGCCTTCGCTCCGACCTGCCACCAACGGAGAGGCCGACGGGTGGAGGGCGGTCAAGGAAG AAAGCCCAGACGCGGGCCACCCGTCCGGCGAGCCGGGCCCCAAGGGCGCAGTGCCGACCGCCACGCTCTGCGAGCTGCTGACCTCCACGGCCGTCCGGCTGTGCTTGGGCCAGAACGGCGTCCGCATGGCCTTCGCGCCCGTCGCCCCCCGCCTT GACGACCGGCTCACCAACATCCTGGACAGCATCATCGCGCAGGTGGTGGAGCGGAAGATCCAGGCGGAACAGGAGCTGAGGAGCCCGGGCCCCCCTGAACTGCCGGTCTGCcactccctcctggccccggggGGGCTCCTCTGGCTGCACGACCCGGCCCACTCCCGCAACTACACGCTGTTCCCGCAGCACTGGGCGCAGGGCCAG cctgtcTTGGTTTCAGGGCTGCAGAAgacgctgcagggaagcctgtGGGAGCCGGAGTCCTTCTGCCGTGAGCAGCAGGGGCGGGAGGTGCAGGCGGTGACCCTGCGGAGTCAGCCGGGCCAGACCAGGATCAGCAGCCAGGACTTCTGGGACGGCTTTGCCTCCGGTGCCC AACGCCTGGAGACAGAGAGCGGCGGGGGCCAGCCGCTCAAGCTGGAGAGCGGCTTTGGGGACATGCCAGCAGGCAG GGCTGAAAACCTCTATGCCAGTCTGCCGCTGCTGGAATACTGCGGGCTGGACGGGAAGTTGAACTTAGCCTCGTACCTGCCGGGCGGCTGTGGTGGACAGTGGCTGAGCCCCCAGATCTGCGCCGCCTACG GGGTGGCTCCTGAGGACAGGACCGTTGGGACCAAAAACCTGACCGTGGAGACGACAGATTCAATCAGCGTCTTGGTGCACGTTGGGGCGTACCCGCTGGACGGGCACAGTGCCCAGAAAG AGATTCTGCAGTGGGTGGAAGAGGATGCGGTTGATGAAATCCTTAAGGAGCGGCTTTGGGACGCTAGGAACCGGGCCGGAGCCCTGTGGCACATCTTCCGAGCGGAGGATGCTGATTGCATCAAGGAGTTCTTACAGAAG GTGTGTAAAGCCTCAGGGCAGGACGGGGGAGAGCAGCTGGATCCGAGCGGCCGCGGGAGCTGCTACCTGGACGCGTCTCTGCGCCGGAGGCTGCGGGAGGAGTGTGGTGTGAGCGGCTGGACCCTGCTCCAGTTCCTGGGCGATGCCGTGCTGGTGCCGACGGGTGCGCCCCACCAg gtgcagagcctcagcagcatCATCAGCGTCACACAGCGATTCCTGTCGCCAGAGAACGCCGCCCGCTCGGCCCGGCTCGTGGCCACGGACCCTGCCGGCATTGCACAGAGACTTCATGCACAG ATGGACAGCCTGGTGTACGGTGCTGTGCGGGAGGCAGTGGGAACCCTGCAGGGCTACAATTAA